The window ACATACTAGATGAATGATTACATACCAGGTGAATGATGACATACCAGGTGAATGATGACATACCAGATGAATGATGACATACCAGGTGAACGATGACATACTAGATGAATGATGACATACCAGGTGAATGATGACATACTGGATGAATGATGACATACCAGATGAATGATGACATACCAGATGAAAGATGACATACCAGGTGAATGATGACATACCAGGTGAATGATGACATACTGGATGAATGATGACATACCAGATGAATGATGACATACCAGATGAATGATGACATACCAGGTGAACGATGACATACTAGATGAATGATTACATACCAGGTAAATGATGACATACTGGATGAATGATGACATACCAGGTGAATGATGACATACCAGGTGAATGATGACATACCAGGTGAATGATGACATACTGGATGAATGATGACATTATGGAGAAGTAGTATAATAGAATGGACATTAACCTAACAGAACTATTGGGAGAAATTCCTCATAAATTTCAAGATGGAAGCTAACCAAGACTAGATTTGGCTGTACCTCGTAATAAAGTCTGAACAGTTTTGATGTATTCTCTGTGTTCTTCTTCTGGTTGTAGCCTTTTCTCTTGAAGGATCTGGGATCAGTTTTGATGTATTCTCTGTGTTCTTCCTCTGGTTGCAGCCTTTTCTCTGGAAGGATCTGGGATCAGTTTTGCAGACCTGTTTCGCCTGGTGGCCTTCTACTGTATCAGCAGGTACAGTCATGTTCtcaaagttctctctctctctctctctctctctctctctctctctctctctctctctctccctttctctctttctttttctctctctctctcctccctccgtccccctctctctccgccaccCTATCCCCactccctccgtccctctgtcattcctccctctgtTGTCATTCCACTGCAGTGAGAGCTACAGCAACTGCATGGGAAATGGATGGATGGAAATAATATTGTGTCCTCATTTGGaataatcttccaagagtccttaaacattcaaatacaatttataatacgaACACATTTTCACACACAATTAATACACTGTTTAAAACAGACAATACAATAACATATTGACCCGACTCAGTCTAAAAATATACATTGATTCTTCATCTACCATAGTCCAGCACAACTTTCCTAAGTATTATATTTAAATGGTTTTAAAGTATTGTTAACATTTATATATAGAAAGGTTTCTCTGGTTTGCTCTGTTAAATGATTCCatttctttattgctctaaatcgaaatgttattttgcctatttctcttttctgtctggaaaacacatagatggtggacaatctattcctagtatttactgaatgtctgtctcttaccaactgaaaaCCGTTATGAATAGAGTTTGTCCGTTTTAAATGGTGTATATTGTGAAATAAAATAAGCATGTTCTTTTCAATTATCTTGTtgattgatgaccaaccaagagCATTGTGCGTGACTACAACAGAataaccatatctccaccttaaaactaTCCTTGCTGCTTTGTTCTGTGCAATCTGCAGCCTCCTAATTTCACTTGCtgatgcatttccccagaccacagaacagtagttcacctgactCTCAGTTAATGCTTGTGTTATTTGCTTAAGAATCTTTCCCGGTAAATATTTATCTATCCTTCTGATCATGCATGTTGTTTTAAAATATTCTTTACATAGGTGAGTTATTTGAGACGACCACGATAAGCAGTTGTCTAGCTGCACTACTAGTAGTTTGGTTTCTGCCAGTTCCTCAATTTGTACTCCCTTTTCCTCGTGgaacagaccaacataacttTGGTTTTCTTGGTGTTTAAAACAAGTTTGTTCCGGCAAACCCACTCATTGATATTCTCCAAATCTCCTTGTAAAGCTTGCTGCACCTGTTGAACCGATTGTCTTGCTGTGTAAATTGTAGTATAATCTGCAAATATAATAGCTTGAGTTTCAGATAAGGCATAAGGAAGGTCATTGGTACATTTTAAATAAAGAAGTGGCCCAAggcagctgccctgcggtattccacagtttaatgcatgaggggaagaaaatgaaccattgatagaggtggactgtttcctgtcagttCGATATGACTGTACCCAATTCAATGCTGCCTCCTTAAAACCATAATGCATTCATTTCATCAAAATTATTTTATGATACACTAAATCAAATGCTGCACTAAAATCTAAAAATAGCACACCCACAAATCTACCATTATCCATAGCATTGAGCCGCTGGTCAGTCATGTCAACCAATGCAGTGGTAGTGGAATGGTTTTTGTGATAAGCATGCTGATCATTATTTTCCATGTACTCCCATAtttgtctactcacaataccctccAATATCTTACAGAGTGAAGGGAGTAGACTAACTGGTTGACAATTGGCAGGAGTAATGGGTTCTTTGCTGTCTTTCGGAATAGGACATTTTCACATGCttccatacatttgcaaacatcccTTTTTCCAGTGACCAATTAAATATGTATTTCACTGGAGCTGCAATATGGGTTGCAGCATTGCGAAGTAAAAAAATTGTTCATAAGATCATAACCTGTAGATTTACTATCGGATACCATGTGTTAAGTAAGAGGTGAGCACTCAGGACATAGCTTGTCTCAACTGCCCACTTCTCACTTCTGGTTTTAGACCAGCTTCATGCCAGCtgggcagacagacagctcagaGTGAAAGACAAGTCAGAACTTTGTTTCAACTGAGAAATAGAAACCAAAACATTGAACAACTGTAACGTCAGTAATGACAAAATACCAACTTACAGTAAACATACAACAATACCCCACAAGTGGAATGACGTAAAACCCTTGTGGTCAGGGAAGTAGATTAAAGGAAAGTGTGCCAGTAATGTCCAGTAATATCCAGTAATATCCAGTAATACCCAGTAATAACCAGTAATATCCAGTAATGCCCAGTAATAACCAGTAATATCCAGTAATGCCCAGTAATATCCATTAAAATCCAGTAATGCCCAGTAATACCCAGTAATATCTAGTAATACCCAGTAATAACCAGTAATATCCAGTAATGCCCAGTAATATCCATTAAAATCCAGTAATGCCCAGTAATACCCAGTAATATCTAGTAATGCCCAGTAATATCCAGTAATGTCCAGTAATACCCAGTAATATCCAGTAATATCCAGTAATGCCCAGTAATATCCAGTAATGcccaacacagcacaacacagttTCAATCTGTGAAATAAAACCTAAACATAAAAAACCACAGAATATAATGATATACTTTACTATAATTAGCGGTGGGAATTTTTTTTTCTTATTCACTTGACGTGACGAGGAAAAAACTCCAGGCTCGAGTTAAAGTTCATTAATAACCAGAGACCTAGTCTGGAAAATATCCTCAATAACTTGCATATTCAATTTGACAGTAAAAGGAATGTTTTAGTCAGCATAGTGTGATTGCTAGTGAAGAGATTCACCAGCTGAGGCCTCAAGGCTCTGTTAGTTGGCATTGAGTTGACAGTAACAGCACAGTGATGtcactctcttcctcatctctctgctCCGGTCGCTCTGGTGTTCAGGCTGTTGTGTTTGCTTTGACAAACCCCTTCTACCACCCTGTGACATCACCCACCCTGAGGACAGAACACAGGTCCAGCTAGCAGGAGGAGATACAGACTGGGAAAGTCCACTCTCGGAGTCTCCTGAATATCTGTTGGACATTATAGACATAGTtggatcattctctctcttctcttttcaggGACGTCCTTCCTTTCACCCTGAATCTCCCAGAAGCCATTGCAGCCTCCAAGACTCAGAAAGACCTGGAGGAGGTGGCCCAACTAGGAGCAGGTACTACAGTAATAGATGGGTAGAATGTGATCAACTCTATTTTCTTCTctgcttaaagggatagtttgggattctggcaatgaggccctttatctacttccccagagttagatgaacttgtggataccatttatATGTATCtgcgtccagtatgaaggaagttagaggtagtttcgcgagccaatgctaactagcattagcacaatgactggaagtcgacaaaaacagctagcatgctgttcccatagacttccagtcattgcgctaacgcaaATTAGCATTAGCTGGTGAAactactggacacagagacataaaaatgataTCCACATCAATTATCCGATAGTAAATTGATATAGAAGGAAACAgcataattgtatttatttataaatGTATATCATATTGTTGAAGGCAATATATCCAAATGGGCTGTGTCTCCTTAAGTACATACATGCATAACGTACAAAAAAAGCCCCTCATTCCACAGAGTGACGTTTCTATGTGTACAGGTGCTGCGGCTACCGATACCGTCTGTTAGATTTATATGTTAGTTAACTCATGCTGACCGGTGCGGTCTGGTTTCATGGCAGGTTTAGTTAGTCACTCTGTCATGATATTCTTAGTTTCCTTCTGTTGAAACTCCAGTGTGTGAGTCAGTTTCCTCCAGGGCtgaggaggagggtgtggtgACTGGAGAATTATACACACAGGCAcgaacacaggcacacacatcaGTCACAGGCTTACTCTGacccctcgtgtgtgtgtgtgtgtgtgtgtgtgtgtgtgtgtgtgtgtgtgtgtgtgtgtgtgtgtgtgtgtgtgtgtgtgtgtgtgtgtgtgtgtgtgtgtgtgtgtgtgtgtgtgtgtgtgtgtgtgtgtgtgtgtgtgtgtgtgtgagagagagagagagagagagagagagagagagagagagagagagagagagagagagagagagagagagagagagagagagagagagagagagagagagagagagagagagagagagagagagagagagagagagagagagagagagagagagagagagagagagagagagagagagagagagagagagagagagagagagagaatcagtctaCATGAGGATCTTTTCTTAGTATGCTGACACAATCATTTAGGGAAACTCTTCTCCAATGGACAGGTTCTATTTCAAATGGATATTTGTGTCTATGTTATTTCCAAGGGAAGCTAACTACGAGGTCATGAAGGGAATAGCAGACATGGTTCCCCCTACAGAATTGAGTTTGTTCACTCACTACAGACACACTTTGTTGCAGTATACTCCATTACCGAAGGTTATGAATACATTACTGACACACAATTTAGTCCTGGGTACAGAGTCTGTCTGAGGCTCAGAAAGTAGTGGAGGAAGAAATGTCCTTTGAACTATCAGTAAAGCTCTCTGCAGGAGATCCATCCAGGCTATTACCTGTGGGGTCACTGCTAAACCCAGCCCAGGATGAGTGCACTCTGGTTGGGGTAAAGAGCAGGGAGAGGTTGCCTGTCTCAGTCTAGCTCCAGGGGTCATGTTTCTCAAGTGGGCATTGCATCAATACCACCGAGTTGTTTCCGTCCCTAGACTAGAGAGGTATGACGAGACCTTTGAAGCGGTGCCCGACAGCTCCGTCGCTCTCTACCGTCCCAGATGTGTTGCtgtgcagagggtgtgtgtgtttgtggaattCAATGCGTACAGAACATGCTTCGCAGTCCTCTAAAGTTACTTATGGAATCATTTATAACAGTCTGTAGATTCTATTACATGAATGCCATTATTCTGTAAAGTATTTCTTAGTGTGTGATTGTTTGTCTGGATGAGTTCGCTCAGAGACTTGTGCACCAAGTGCCAGCAAACAATAGACTGATTCAGTGGATACAAGTGAAAAAAGAGAAGAGACGATCGTAACGGAAATCAATGTCCTGCATTGCAGCAGGAAACTCAGGCAAAGAGAAGGGAGGTGGAGGGCGATCAGGAAAGAGGAGGGCCTATACACTACAGTAGGCCTGTCCAGTGTGTAGACTCCTCCCACCACCCCTGTGGAATTTGCATGTGTGactccctgtccgtctctctgtctctctgggtgtgtgtctgtcaggaCAGCATTCTTGAATCAGTGCTGGGCGATGCAGGGCTGAGCTCACCACGTTCTCCGCTGCCTCAGATGAGTGTAGGatcacagaggaacagagagaaagaaagagagggatattaAAAAGGTTGACTGCCTAACTACAGTGCTCCTTGCACTATATTGTGGATGTGTCAGTGAACAGGAGGATAAAGTAAGTGGGAAAGGGGTGTTGATGGTAGTTCCTGTGGGTGTTTATGcagtttgttttgtgtgtttgggTCAAGGTTAGAGCTAGACGGTTTGTAGGTTTCTGTGTATGACGGTAGATAAGTGTCTGTGTATGaaggtatgtatgtgtctgtttatgagggtatgtatgtctgtgtatgaaggtatgtatgtctgtttatgagggtatgtatgtgtctgtttatgagggtatgtatgtctgtgtatgaaggtatgtatgtctgtttatgagggtatgtatgtgtctgtttatgaaggtatgtatgtgtctgtttatgagggtatgtatgtctgtgtatgaaggtatgtatgtctgtgtatgagggtatgtatgtgtctgtgtatgaaggtatgtatgtgtctgtttattagggtatgtatgtgtctgtgtatgaaggtatgtatgtgtctgtgtatgaaggtatgtatgtgtctgtgtatgaaggtatgtatgtgtctgtttatgagggtatgtatgtctgtgtatgaaggtatgtatgtctgtgtatgaaggtatgtatgtgtctgtttatGAGGGTAGTACACAGGCGAACAGCAAACATATGTCTGTGTATGaaggtatgtatgtgtctgtttatgagggtatgtatgtctgtgtatgaaggtatgtatgtctgtgtatgagggtatgtatgtgtctgtgtatgagggtatgtatgtgtctgtgtatgagggtatgtatgtctgtgtatgagggtatgtatgtgtctgtttatgtatgtctgtgtatgtaggtatgtatgtctgtgtatgaaggtatgtatgtctgtgtatgaaggtatgtatgtctgtgtatgaaggtatgtatgtgtctgtttattagggtatgtatgtctgtgtgttatgcaggtgagtgaggacccaaaagcgacttaacagaaacagagtttattcaagtccaaacagaaaacgacaaatcctgaatccttaacaggaaatgtccaaacggggaataacagaaatcctctagtctgtagaggggaataacaggagaagcggccacagactgcaggtcgcttcgggtaggcgcaggccgtagctgacagagacacctgctcacacgcagcatctgatgaaggcaaaaacacgacaggacggaacaagtacacaggcgaacagcaaacatcaaacaaggatccgacaaggacagaagcagaaacagagagagaaatagggacttaatcagagggcaaaataggggacaggtgtgaaagagtaaacgaggtagttaggagaatgaggaacagctgggagcaggaacgaaacgatagagagagagagggatagagagagagggatagagagagagggaaagaaacctaataagaccagcagggggaaacgaatagaagagaaagcacagggacaagacatgacaatgtatgacaaaacatgacactgtgtatgagggtatgtatgtctgtgtatgagggtatgtatgtgtctgtgtatgagggtatgtatgtgtctgtgtatgagggtatgtatgtctgtgtatgagggtatgtatgtgtctgtgtatgaaggtatgtatctgtctgtgtatgaggtatgtatgtctgtgtatgaggatatgtatgtctgtgtatgagggtatgtatgtctgtgtatgagggtatgtatgtgtctgtgtatgagggtATGTATGTGTCTTGTATGAGggtatgtatgtttgtgtatgagggtatgtatgtgtctgtgtatgaaggtatgtatctgtctgtgtatgaggtatgtatgtctgtgtatgaggatatgtatgtctgtgtatgagggtatgtatgtctgtgtatgaaggtatgtatctgtctgtgtatgaggtatgtatgtctgtgtatgaggatatgtatgtctgtgtatgagggtatgtatgtctgtgtatgagggtatgtatgtgtctgtgtatgagggtatgtatgtgtctgtgtatgagggtatgtatgtctgtgtatgaggtatgtatgtctgtgtatgaggatatgtatgtctgtgtatgagggtatgtatgtctgtgtatgagggtatgtatgtgtctgtgtatgagggtatgtatgtgtctgtgtatgagggtatgtatgtgtctgtgtatgagggtatgtatgtctgtgtatgaaggtatgtgtctgtttatgagggcgtgtatgtatgtatgtatgtatgtatgtatgtatgtatgtatgtatgtatgtatgtatgtatgtatgtatgtatgtatgtatgtatgtatgtatgtatgtatgtatgtatgtatgtatgtatgtatgtatgtatgtatgtatgtatgtatgtgtctgttcatgagggtatgtatgtatgtgtctgttcaTGAGGGTATGAGTCTGTGTATAAAGGTAGgaacgtgtctgtctgtgtgtttgaatGATTACCATGACTTTGAGTGTTATTGGGTCAGGTTGTGGTTAGGCAGCTCTTGGAGGTTTTTCAATGTATACAATGTGTGGACTCTGTTAATGATTCCCAATCTCTTCTCTCCTGTTAGGATTCTGGCACTCTGCTCTAGGCAGCCTGCGAAGGACAACCACTCCCTCTCGCCCTCCACCACAGCGCCCTGACAGAGACGGTGACATCCAGGGTGCAGAGAGGACACAAGAGAAACAGAGTGCGACTcgtcccccttcctcctcctcctcctctcgcctGGAGAGAAGCCAGTCCAACGGGGCTCTTTGCTTCGTCAACCCCCTCTTCCTCCAGACTCACCGGCGGCTTGAGGAAGACCCTCaatcctcttccacctctccttccccgtACGCCACACACTCCACCCCCAGCCCGGGAACTACCGGTGGGACGTCTTCGGCCCCTGTCACGGACCCCAACGTGAAAAGGAAGTCACGCCCCCCTCGGCCCCCGCCCCCGTTCCCTCCTATTCCCACCCCCCGTTCTCTCTCCCAGCGCCGCCAagctcctcctcccccacccctcttcccCAAAAGCCCAAGAGCAGCATGCCCAAAACGCCCACAGCCATTGTTGTCGCCAGGCAACCACTGCAACCCTCATCCAATCAGAACCTTCGCCCCACCCCTCGCCCTCCCAtgggtgccaggcacaccagccATTCCAAAAAGACGACGAGCAGCGCCGCCATCCCTGTGCCCCACCAACACCCTCAACACCCTCCTCCCCCACGCCCCAAAAAACCTGACATCGACGCCCACCGGTGCCACATCGCTCTTGATGACGAGACTATCGCCAAGGCTCTGTCCCGTGCCAAGCTTCCCCCGTGCCAGGCACCGGCCATACCCGTTCCCTCCATAGTGGGAAATGGTGCTGGTAGCCCTCCCAGCCCTCCGGGTAAGACCCCCAGGCGAGAGGGACAAGAGGGGAGGCTGAGCGACATGTCCATCTCTACCTCTTCCTCAGATTCTCTGGACTactcccaccctcccctctccctccccgccAGCCCCCCTCTCAGATTACGGCATCACCTTGGCAACAACGAGGACAGCAGCGACGACGAAGACCTCTGTGACGAAGAAGAGGAAGACTACGGCGTCAGCCTGGAGAACGACCTGGACCAGGGCCTCCGTCCTCCCTTCAAAGCCCGCCGGAGAGGGGTCGGAGTCGGGGTCAAAGTTGCGCTGAGCTTCCGGAAAGTTTCTGGAGTCTTCAGCACGTTCATGACCCCAGAAAGGCGAGCTGTGAGGAGGATAGCGGAGCTCTCCAGGGACAAAAGTTCCTACTTCGGATGCCTGGTTCAGGATTATATCAATTTTGTACAGGAGAATAAGGGGTGTCATACATCAGGCTTAGACCTCCTGCAGACCCTCAGACAGTTCATGACCCAGATGAAGGCCTACCTGACGCAGAGCTCCGAACTGGACCCGCCCATCGAATCCCTCATACCCGAGGAtcagataggtgtgtgtgtgtgtgtgtgtgtgtgtgtgtgtgtgtgtgtgtgtgtgtgtgtgtgtgtgtgtgtgtgtgtgtgtgtgtgtgtgtgtgtgtgtgtgtgtgtgtgtgtgtgtgtgtgtgtgtgtgtgtgtgtgtgtgtgtgtaactcaggCTACAAGGAAGCTGGTGTGTGGGTAGATACAGTACATACGTACTTCACCTGAACGTCTGTATGACTGATTTGCTCATGTTGGCTCTCTCTCCAACCACTTCAGCTCTAATAGGGAAGTAACATCTAAAAACTAGTTTCACAGTGACCTAATCCATATTTGTCGTGATAAACTGTCACTTAGCCTGTACAAATTAGCCCAGCTATTTGAAGAACTCCCTATTAGTCCATGTTAAGACAGACTGGTTATAGAAACCAGTGTTGGGTTACGGAGATGCCAGTGAGATGCCAGTGTACCCTCCCTTCCCTACAGTCAGTTATTCCTGGCCTCTCGAGCTTGGCACATATTCACACAGTGGTGCCAACTGCCAAGCTACGTTTGTGGT is drawn from Oncorhynchus gorbuscha isolate QuinsamMale2020 ecotype Even-year unplaced genomic scaffold, OgorEven_v1.0 Un_scaffold_1080, whole genome shotgun sequence and contains these coding sequences:
- the LOC124021189 gene encoding LOW QUALITY PROTEIN: ras and Rab interactor 2-like (The sequence of the model RefSeq protein was modified relative to this genomic sequence to represent the inferred CDS: deleted 2 bases in 1 codon), which gives rise to MDRSGSFFKDSDGLTDSDLSMSATLPRPDCHTDRRGSFFKLIDTFALEIGELKQEMVQTSPTEDKDPYPMVLQGLEGEVSGVYLQSSPCASASGERDSGYDSLRRRMSVLDRLRHTHPVWLLLTLSDKEATRILLQQPPGVFLVRKSSTLQRKVLSLRVSDDDASGGAGVCDFPVTESQYTFSLEGSGISFADLFRLVAFYCISRDVLPFTLNLPEAIAASKTQKDLEEVAQLGAGFWHSALGSLRRTTTPSRPPPQRPDRDGDIQGAERTQEKQSATRPPSSSSSSRLERSQSNGALCFVNPLFLQTHRRLEEDPQSSSTSPSPYATHSTPSPGTTGGTSSAPVTDPNVKRKSRPPRPPPPFPPIPTPRSLSQRRQAPPPPPLFPKSPRAACPKRTAIVVARQPLQPSSNQNLRPTPRPPMGARHTSHSKKTTSSAAIPVPHQHPQHPPPPRPKKPDIDAHRCHIALDDETIAKALSRAKLPPCQAPAIPVPSIVGNGAGSPPSPPGKTPRREGQEGRLSDMSISTSSSDSLDYSHPPLSLPASPPLRLRHHLGNNEDSSDDEDLCDEEEEDYGVSLENDLDQGLRPPFKARRRGVGVGVKVALSFRKVSGVFSTFMTPERRAVRRIAELSRDKSSYFGCLVQDYINFVQENKGCHTSGLDLLQTLRQFMTQMKAYLTQSSELDPPIESLIPEDQIDSVLEKAMHKCVLKPLKGVVEVALHDFQVSSGGWQQLRENLALAKTRRPQDLGVDGAVPPDPMAIEKIRHKFHNMRKMYSPDKKVSLLLRVCKLIYTIMQDNSGRMYGADDFLPMLTYVLAQCDMPQLDTEILYMMELLDPTLLHGEGGYYLTSAYGAMALIKNFQEEQAARVLSSEARDTLHQWHRRRTAQRTAPSVDDFQNYLRVALQEVNSGCTAKTLLVHPYSTTEEVCSLCAYKFNVHDPENHALFLITEATCQQLAPDTHPQRIKAEIHSHPNSQPFHFVYRRVPNLNLCIPAVSANQHNGNCQAKWMN